One window from the genome of Myxococcales bacterium encodes:
- a CDS encoding PDZ domain-containing protein — translation MPFYIAGVPVLHFFTGSHLDYHRPSDVFGTINFAGAAVVAHVVADLAQQLVGGARGKLTLVKSKAPPPQGGVRGISASLGTIPSYNDDPSAPVGMLVSDVIPGGAAANAGVRAGDRIIKLDEVAIRNVEDLMAVLSAAKPGTQVRITVRRGEASMVLSGTYGAPRNPAPSASR, via the coding sequence ATGCCTTTCTACATCGCGGGTGTGCCGGTCTTGCACTTCTTCACCGGCTCACACCTCGACTATCACCGCCCTTCCGATGTGTTTGGCACCATCAATTTCGCCGGCGCCGCGGTAGTCGCGCATGTGGTGGCGGACCTCGCGCAGCAGCTCGTCGGTGGCGCGCGTGGCAAGCTGACCTTGGTCAAATCCAAGGCGCCCCCGCCACAGGGTGGCGTGCGCGGCATTTCCGCCTCGCTGGGGACCATTCCCTCGTACAATGATGACCCCTCGGCGCCGGTGGGCATGTTGGTCTCGGATGTTATTCCCGGTGGCGCCGCCGCGAATGCCGGCGTGCGTGCGGGCGACCGCATCATCAAGCTCGATGAGGTGGCCATCCGCAACGTCGAGGACCTCATGGCCGTGCTAAGTGCCGCCAAGCCAGGGACGCAGGTGCGCATTACGGTGCGGCGCGGCGAGGCTTCGATGGTTTTGAGCGGCACGTACGGCGCGCCTCGTAACCCTGCCCCGTCGGCGTCGCGTTAG
- a CDS encoding M20/M25/M40 family metallo-hydrolase, which yields MLIDGVAVDNTQWTPLLASANGVAAGKPTRAGWGRGLPGKGVASDYDKLSVKDGVVLVHRFAPAQAAGDGAAASTSASTSHAAPASGDFASKLRTARTQGAKAIIIVDDGDPGAKEAALPELVGTRSGADAGIIAIAATRALARQLDAAKTIELRVELVAKKVTTHNLIGKLRATSASGGRGPAIVIGAHLDHLGYGGAASLAPGRAIHPGADDNASGVAVMLEVARRLAASTAPRERDIYFVAFSAEEMGVLGSTYFVKHAGIKFAAMINMDMVGRMRANALTVLGADSAKEWQRLVTTVRGGKRYL from the coding sequence TTGCTGATCGATGGCGTCGCCGTTGATAATACGCAATGGACGCCACTGCTGGCGTCGGCAAATGGCGTCGCCGCAGGCAAGCCGACGCGCGCGGGATGGGGACGCGGCCTGCCAGGCAAGGGCGTCGCCAGCGACTATGACAAGCTTAGCGTCAAGGATGGCGTCGTGCTCGTGCATCGATTTGCCCCCGCGCAGGCTGCCGGAGACGGCGCGGCCGCGAGCACGAGCGCTAGCACCTCGCATGCCGCGCCAGCGAGCGGCGACTTCGCGAGCAAGCTGCGCACGGCGCGCACGCAAGGCGCCAAGGCGATCATTATTGTCGACGATGGCGACCCGGGCGCCAAAGAAGCCGCGCTGCCCGAGCTGGTTGGTACGCGCAGCGGCGCCGACGCGGGCATCATCGCGATCGCCGCGACCCGCGCGCTCGCTCGTCAGCTCGATGCGGCTAAGACGATCGAATTGCGCGTCGAGCTCGTCGCCAAGAAGGTCACCACGCACAACCTGATTGGCAAGTTACGCGCCACGTCCGCGAGCGGTGGGCGAGGACCCGCCATCGTCATTGGTGCCCACCTCGATCACCTCGGCTATGGCGGCGCCGCATCGCTTGCCCCGGGCCGCGCGATTCACCCTGGCGCGGACGACAACGCGTCGGGCGTCGCGGTAATGCTTGAGGTCGCGAGGCGCCTTGCCGCCTCTACCGCACCTCGCGAGCGCGACATCTACTTCGTCGCGTTTTCCGCCGAGGAAATGGGCGTCCTGGGCTCGACATATTTTGTAAAGCACGCAGGGATCAAGTTCGCCGCGATGATCAATATGGACATGGTCGGGCGCATGCGCGCTAACGCGCTTACCGTGCTGGGCGCCGATTCGGCCAAAGAATGGCAGCGCCTGGTGACCACGGTGCGCGGCGGCAAACGTTACCTGTGA
- a CDS encoding PD40 domain-containing protein, producing MNATVTSATCLLAAMGLACAGKAPGPKPRPAPAASPTAAPTDDDAPGLAAADVDMLRDPKEVHLANLRQLTFGGENAEAYWSFGGEALSFQTTRAGMGCDQIMTMNVTGDVTPQLASTGTGRTTCAHYAAGDGEIIYASTHHLAPECPKPPDMSKGYVWALYDYEIFKAKPGSATPIALTNSPGYDAEATVCGKDGSIIFTSTRDGDLELYRMDGDGKNVARLTHDAGYDGGAFFSPDCSQIVWRASRPQGAALADYQALLRENLVRPTQLELWVANADGSDARQITYLGVASFAPFFHPNGRRILFSSNYPDPKGREFNLFAINRNGTGLEQITFAAGFDGFPMFSPDGKTLAFSYNRRDVQTLADGSTVYRATGAPAGPNDTNVFLADWVDEVGPDSGAGGVDGATDGLAKKEIVVPHVAHKIADAADAIASTVRALAHPAMEGRGVGTAGLEKSIGLVELHFSTLKLTPAGAQGFRQPFEVTVAMERAPTSTFADRWRRR from the coding sequence ATGAACGCAACTGTAACGTCTGCCACATGTCTGCTCGCCGCGATGGGCCTTGCCTGTGCTGGCAAGGCGCCCGGGCCGAAACCACGCCCCGCGCCCGCCGCATCCCCCACGGCGGCGCCGACGGATGACGACGCCCCGGGCCTCGCCGCCGCCGACGTCGACATGCTGCGCGATCCCAAAGAGGTCCATCTCGCTAATTTGAGGCAGCTAACCTTTGGCGGCGAAAATGCGGAGGCGTATTGGTCGTTTGGCGGCGAAGCCCTGAGCTTTCAGACGACGCGCGCCGGCATGGGGTGCGACCAAATCATGACGATGAACGTAACCGGCGATGTCACGCCGCAGCTAGCTTCGACCGGCACAGGGCGCACCACCTGCGCACATTATGCGGCGGGCGACGGCGAGATCATCTATGCCTCGACGCATCACCTTGCGCCCGAATGCCCTAAGCCGCCCGACATGTCCAAGGGCTATGTGTGGGCGCTTTATGACTATGAGATCTTCAAGGCCAAGCCCGGCAGCGCCACGCCGATCGCGCTGACCAACTCGCCTGGCTACGACGCCGAGGCGACCGTGTGTGGCAAAGACGGCAGCATTATTTTTACGTCGACCCGCGATGGCGACCTCGAGCTGTATCGCATGGACGGCGATGGCAAGAACGTCGCGCGGCTAACGCATGATGCCGGTTACGACGGCGGCGCCTTTTTTTCGCCAGACTGCAGCCAGATCGTGTGGCGCGCCTCGCGGCCCCAAGGCGCCGCGCTCGCCGACTACCAGGCCTTGCTGCGCGAGAACCTCGTGCGCCCGACCCAACTTGAGCTGTGGGTGGCCAACGCCGACGGCAGCGACGCGCGGCAAATTACGTATCTCGGGGTCGCGTCGTTTGCGCCATTTTTTCATCCAAACGGCCGCCGTATCTTGTTCTCGTCAAACTATCCCGATCCCAAGGGGCGCGAATTTAACTTGTTCGCGATCAACCGCAATGGCACGGGGCTCGAACAAATCACCTTTGCCGCCGGCTTTGACGGCTTTCCCATGTTCTCGCCCGACGGCAAGACGTTGGCGTTTTCGTACAATCGGCGCGACGTGCAAACCCTGGCCGATGGCAGCACGGTCTACCGCGCCACCGGCGCGCCAGCCGGCCCGAACGATACCAACGTGTTCCTCGCCGATTGGGTCGATGAAGTCGGCCCCGATAGCGGCGCGGGTGGCGTTGACGGCGCGACCGACGGCTTAGCGAAAAAAGAAATCGTCGTGCCGCATGTTGCGCACAAGATTGCCGACGCGGCGGACGCGATCGCGAGCACCGTCCGCGCCCTCGCACATCCCGCCATGGAAGGGCGTGGCGTTGGCACCGCAGGCCTCGAAAAGAGCATCGGCCTCGTCGAGCTTCACTTTTCGACGCTTAAGTTGACGCCGGCGGGGGCGCAAGGGTTTCGCCAACCCTTTGAGGTTACCGTTGCGATGGAGCGAGCGCCGACGAGCACCTTTGCTGATCGATGGCGTCGCCGTTGA
- a CDS encoding pantoate--beta-alanine ligase, with product MASYQIIREPAAMQAFAEAARARGQRLAVVPTMGYLHEGHLSLLREARRRADVVILTIFVNPTQFGANEDLSRYPRDEAGDLAKAASCGLDIAFCPDATAMYPAGSQTFVTVRELQVPMCGVTRPEHFTGVATVVAKLFNLTRPHVALFGEKDFQQLAVIRRMAADLNFNVEVAGMPIVREPDGLAMSSRNVYLTPAQRIVAISLSQGLRAAQARYAAGERDAAALRAAALAPMAAHGAALTLDYLDVRDAATLAAVDVVAGPTVIAVAAFVGATRLIDNIVLA from the coding sequence ATGGCCAGCTATCAAATCATTCGCGAGCCGGCCGCCATGCAAGCCTTTGCCGAGGCGGCGCGCGCCCGCGGCCAGCGCCTCGCCGTCGTACCCACGATGGGCTACCTCCATGAAGGCCACCTGTCGCTGTTGCGCGAGGCCAGGCGACGCGCCGACGTCGTCATCTTGACGATTTTTGTCAATCCGACGCAGTTTGGCGCCAATGAAGACCTGTCGCGCTATCCTCGCGATGAGGCGGGCGACCTGGCCAAGGCGGCGAGCTGCGGCCTCGACATTGCTTTTTGTCCCGACGCCACCGCCATGTATCCCGCAGGCAGCCAGACCTTTGTCACCGTGCGCGAGCTGCAAGTGCCGATGTGCGGTGTCACAAGGCCGGAACACTTTACCGGCGTCGCGACCGTGGTGGCGAAGCTGTTTAATCTGACGCGGCCACACGTCGCGCTGTTTGGCGAAAAAGATTTCCAGCAGCTCGCGGTGATTCGGCGCATGGCAGCCGACCTGAATTTCAACGTCGAGGTCGCCGGCATGCCAATTGTCCGAGAACCGGACGGATTAGCGATGTCATCGCGCAACGTCTATCTCACGCCGGCGCAGCGGATCGTGGCGATTTCGCTGTCGCAGGGACTGCGCGCGGCCCAGGCGCGCTATGCCGCCGGCGAGCGCGACGCCGCCGCCCTGCGCGCCGCGGCGCTTGCGCCCATGGCCGCCCATGGCGCCGCCCTCACCCTCGACTATCTCGACGTGCGCGACGCGGCAACGCTTGCCGCGGTTGACGTCGTGGCCGGCCCCACCGTGATCGCCGTCGCCGCCTTTGTCGGCGCCACGCGCCTCATCGACAACATCGTGCTGGCTTAG
- the panB gene encoding 3-methyl-2-oxobutanoate hydroxymethyltransferase: MSRVTIASLRAQKQAGEKISVLTAYDATFAKLLDAAGVDVLLVGDSLGMVVAGAENTLAVTMDEMIYHCRAVARVAKRAHVVGDMPFMSYQVSVEQGLTNAGRLMKEGGCHAVKLEGGAVHAELVARLVTAGIPVMGHIGLTPQSFHQMGGFKVQGREPGGAARLLADAQALERAGAYSVVLEGIPSEIAADITTSLSIPTIGIGAGAGCDGQVLVVYDMLGMDASFKPKFVRRYADVGSTITDATARYIADVRAGAFPAETESFAARPTGGTDAAPYSSPASPAGASKA; encoded by the coding sequence ATGAGCCGCGTCACCATCGCCTCGCTGCGCGCCCAAAAGCAGGCGGGCGAAAAAATCTCGGTCCTCACCGCCTACGACGCCACCTTTGCCAAATTGCTCGATGCCGCGGGCGTCGACGTGCTCTTAGTCGGCGACTCGCTAGGCATGGTGGTCGCCGGCGCCGAGAACACGCTCGCGGTTACCATGGATGAGATGATCTATCATTGCCGCGCGGTCGCGCGCGTTGCCAAGCGCGCCCACGTGGTTGGCGACATGCCGTTTATGTCGTATCAGGTGTCGGTGGAGCAAGGCCTGACCAATGCCGGGCGCTTGATGAAGGAAGGTGGCTGCCACGCGGTCAAGCTCGAGGGCGGCGCGGTGCATGCCGAGCTCGTCGCGCGCTTGGTTACCGCAGGCATTCCAGTGATGGGCCACATCGGCCTCACACCCCAGTCATTCCACCAAATGGGCGGCTTCAAAGTGCAAGGCCGCGAGCCGGGGGGTGCGGCGCGCTTGCTTGCGGACGCCCAAGCGCTCGAGCGCGCGGGCGCCTATAGCGTTGTGCTGGAAGGCATCCCGAGCGAAATCGCCGCGGACATTACCACCAGCCTCTCCATTCCGACGATCGGCATTGGTGCGGGCGCGGGCTGCGATGGGCAAGTCTTGGTCGTCTACGACATGCTCGGCATGGACGCCTCGTTCAAGCCAAAGTTTGTTCGCCGCTACGCCGATGTCGGCAGCACCATTACCGACGCGACCGCGCGATACATCGCCGACGTGCGGGCGGGTGCGTTTCCCGCCGAAACGGAAAGCTTCGCGGCGCGGCCGACGGGCGGCACCGACGCCGCGCCATACTCGTCGCCGGCGTCACCCGCGGGCGCCAGCAAGGCCTAG